A single genomic interval of Cucumis sativus cultivar 9930 chromosome 5, Cucumber_9930_V3, whole genome shotgun sequence harbors:
- the LOC101217206 gene encoding polygalacturonase, giving the protein MANFPFFSIHFCLLLITLFFQASSAGNYNVISFGAKGDERTDSTVSFLKAWASACTSPKPSTIYVPKGRFLIKGIVFKGPCKNQITFQIDGTVVAPSDYRALGNSDSWILFSKVNKVSVVGGTLDGKGASYWACKTSGKNCPVGVPSMTFNWANNIVISGLTSINSRQTHLVINGCNNVVVRNVKAIAPDQSPNTDGIHVQTSKGVTIIGCTLQTGDDCVSIGPGTYNLFMTNLKCGPGHGVSIGSLGKELKEDGVQNISLKNSVFSGSDNGIRIKSWARPSKGFVRNIVFDNIVMDNVENPIVIDQNYCPDNKGCPRQNSGIRISKVTYRNIRGTSATPEAVSFDCSITNPCTDIKLQDIKLLYKNKAASSSCRNVRGSSTGILMPRSCML; this is encoded by the exons ATGGCCAACTTTCCCTTTTTCTCGATCCATTTCTGTCTCCTGTTAATCACTCTCTTCTTCCAAGCATCAAGTGCTGGTAATTATAATGTCATAAGTTTTGGTGCAAAAGGTGATGAAAGAACAGATTCAACTGTTTCTTTTCTCAAGGCCTGGGCTTCTGCTTGTACTTCACCTAAGCCTTCTACGATTTATGTTCCTAAAGGAAGGTTCTTAATTAAAGGCATTGTTTTCAAAGGCCCTTGTAAGAACCAAATCACGTTTCAAATCGATGGCACGGTTGTCGCACCCTCGGATTATCGTGCTCTTGGCAATTCAGATTCTTGGATTTTGTTCTCTAAAGTTAACAAAGTTTCTGTGGTTGGTGGAACTCTTGACGGCAAAGGTGCTAGTTATTGGGCTTGCAAGACGTCTGGAAAGAATTGTCCTGTTGGAGTTCCG TCAATGACATTCAATTGGGCAAACAACATTGTGATAAGTGGATTAACATCGATTAATAGCCGACAAACCCACCTTGTAATCAATGGTTGCAACAATGTGGTTGTTCGAAATGTGAAGGCAATAGCGCCGGACCAAAGCCCCAACACCGATGGAATTCATGTTCAAACTTCTAAGGGTGTTACAATTATTGGATGTACACTACAAACAGGAGATGATTGCGTATCAATTGGTCCAGGaacttataatttattcaTGACTAATCTCAAATGTGGACCTGGCCATGGCGTAAG CATTGGAAGCTTAGGGAAGGAGTTAAAGGAAGATGGAGTACAAAACATAAGCTTAAAGAATTCAGTATTTAGCGGATCAGACAATGGGATAAGAATAAAATCATGGGCAAGACCAAGCAAAGGCTTCGTTAGGAACATTGTATTTGACAACATTGTTATGGACAACGTTGAAAATCCAATTGTAATAGATCAAAATTATTGCCCTGATAACAAAGGCTGTCCCCGGCAGAATTCAGGCATACGGATCAGCAAGGTCACGTATAGAAATATCAGAGGAACATCTGCCACTCCAGAAGCTGTTAGTTTTGATTGTAGCATTACTAATCCATGCACAGACATTAAATTACAAGACATCAAGCTTCTTTATAAGAACAAAGCAGCCTCCTCATCCTGCAGGAATGTTCGTGGATCCAGTACTGGAATATTGATGCCTCGTAGCTGCATGCTATAG